One region of Microbacterium sp. M28 genomic DNA includes:
- the folP gene encoding dihydropteroate synthase produces the protein MTTIWGIVNVTPDSFSDGGRFLDTARAIEHGMQLRRDGADVLDVGGESTRPGAERVDPSIEQERVLPVIAALAAEGATVSVDTLNASTAVAAVSAGARIVNDVSGGLADERMLSAVAGTDADYALGHWRGPSSDMYANASYRRAAREVAGELRDGVGRAAAAGIAPSRLILDPGIGFAKAGQANWDVLRGLDEITALGHRVLIGTSRKRFLAETLRASEGDDISLERRDLATAVTSALAVRAGAWAVRVHDVVATRDAIAVARAWES, from the coding sequence GTGACCACGATCTGGGGAATCGTCAACGTCACACCCGACTCGTTCAGCGACGGCGGGCGCTTCCTCGACACCGCGCGCGCGATCGAGCACGGTATGCAGCTCCGGCGCGACGGCGCCGACGTGCTGGACGTCGGCGGCGAATCCACCCGCCCCGGCGCGGAGCGCGTCGACCCGTCGATCGAGCAGGAACGCGTGCTCCCGGTCATCGCGGCGCTCGCCGCCGAAGGTGCGACGGTCAGCGTCGACACCCTCAACGCGTCGACGGCCGTGGCGGCCGTGTCGGCCGGCGCGCGGATCGTCAACGACGTCTCGGGCGGTCTCGCCGACGAGCGCATGCTCTCGGCCGTCGCCGGCACGGACGCCGACTACGCGCTCGGCCACTGGCGCGGCCCGTCCTCCGACATGTACGCGAACGCGTCGTACCGTCGCGCGGCTCGCGAAGTCGCGGGTGAGTTGCGCGACGGCGTCGGCAGAGCCGCAGCCGCTGGCATCGCCCCGTCCCGCCTCATCCTCGACCCCGGCATCGGATTCGCGAAGGCGGGCCAGGCGAACTGGGACGTCCTCCGCGGCCTGGACGAGATCACCGCGCTCGGCCATCGCGTTCTGATCGGCACGTCGCGCAAGCGCTTCCTCGCTGAGACGCTGCGAGCAAGTGAGGGCGATGACATCTCGCTGGAGCGCCGCGACCTCGCGACCGCCGTCACGAGTGCACTGGCCGTGCGCGCCGGAGCATGGGCCGTGCGCGTCCACGACGTCGTCGCCACCCGCGACGCCATCGCCGTCGCCCGTGCCTGGGAGAGCTGA
- the folE gene encoding GTP cyclohydrolase I: MTVDIQRVAALTRELLEAIGEDPERPGLKQTPQRVADLYAEFFAGVGEDPAAPLAHTISVSRGPAPETLPSGAVVLRDIRFRSVCEHHLLPFAGRAHLAYLPGEQVVGLGALVKVVETLATRPQVQERLGEQIADTIDAHLDTRGVLVVLDAVHGCVTMRGGRQPEASTLTVAARGAYADPIARAEIIALIAASSGHGAELP; this comes from the coding sequence GTGACCGTCGACATCCAGCGGGTCGCAGCGCTCACGCGTGAGCTGCTCGAGGCGATCGGCGAGGACCCCGAGCGTCCCGGGCTCAAGCAGACCCCGCAGCGGGTGGCCGATCTGTACGCCGAATTCTTCGCCGGCGTGGGCGAAGACCCGGCGGCTCCGCTCGCCCACACCATCAGCGTCTCGCGCGGCCCTGCCCCGGAGACCCTGCCGAGCGGTGCGGTCGTGCTGCGCGACATCCGGTTCCGCTCGGTCTGCGAGCACCACCTGCTGCCCTTCGCCGGCCGTGCCCACCTCGCGTATCTGCCGGGTGAGCAGGTCGTCGGACTCGGCGCTCTCGTGAAGGTCGTCGAGACGCTGGCGACCCGCCCGCAGGTGCAGGAGCGACTCGGCGAGCAGATCGCCGACACGATCGACGCCCACCTCGACACGCGGGGCGTCCTGGTCGTTCTGGATGCCGTGCACGGCTGCGTCACGATGCGCGGCGGCCGTCAGCCCGAGGCATCCACTCTCACGGTCGCGGCTCGGGGCGCGTATGCCGACCCGATCGCCCGCGCCGAGATCATCGCGTTGATCGCGGCGTCCTCCGGTCACGGAGCCGAGCTGCCGTGA
- the ftsH gene encoding ATP-dependent zinc metalloprotease FtsH has protein sequence MDVKKITRNPLIYVALIGVLLFGGFLLISNLGAPKQITVQQGLELLAGDTVTEVTNTDGDQRVDMTLSKEFEGAKDVQFYYVDARADQIVEAIDAADPKDGFTDVVPRATWFDSFLSLLIPLVLLGLLFWWLLSSMQGGGGKVMQFGKSKAKLVNKETPTVTFADVAGADEAIEELQEIKEFLQDPAKFQAIGARIPKGVLLYGPPGTGKTLLARAVAGEAGAPFYSISGSDFVEMFVGVGASRVRDLFNQAKENAPAIIFIDEIDAVGRHRGAGMGGGNDEREQTLNQMLVEMDGFDPNANVIVIAATNRPDILDPALLRPGRFDRQIGVDAPDLKGRLHILEVHAKGKPLSKSVDLEVVARKTPGFTGADLANVLNEAALLTARSNAQLVDNRALDEAIDRVIAGPQRRTRVMKDRERLITAYHEGGHALAAAAMNYTDPVTKITILPRGRALGYTMVLPLDDKYSVTRNELQDQLTYAMGGRVAEEIVFHDPTTGASNDIEKATSIARKMVIEYGMTTALGPVKLGSEGGEPFAGRDMGRGREYSETVAERVDVQVRALIEQAHNEAYQVISDNRDVLDRLALALLEEETLDHNQIAEIFHDVRKLPERPLWLSSEDRPVSTRPPIEVPKRVVPADAAASEAAPADAAATRGTAESAPGSGHTRPATA, from the coding sequence ATGGATGTGAAGAAGATCACCCGGAATCCCCTGATCTACGTGGCGCTGATCGGTGTGCTCCTGTTCGGCGGATTCCTGCTGATCTCGAACCTCGGAGCGCCGAAGCAGATCACGGTGCAGCAGGGACTCGAGCTGCTCGCCGGCGACACCGTCACCGAGGTCACCAACACCGACGGCGATCAGCGCGTCGACATGACCCTCTCGAAGGAGTTCGAGGGTGCGAAGGACGTGCAGTTCTACTACGTCGACGCCCGCGCGGATCAGATCGTCGAGGCGATCGACGCGGCCGACCCCAAGGACGGGTTCACCGACGTCGTTCCGCGCGCCACCTGGTTCGACAGCTTCCTGTCGCTGCTGATTCCGCTCGTCCTGCTCGGCCTGCTGTTCTGGTGGCTGCTGAGCTCGATGCAGGGCGGCGGCGGCAAGGTCATGCAGTTCGGCAAGTCCAAGGCCAAGCTCGTCAACAAGGAGACTCCGACCGTCACCTTCGCCGACGTCGCCGGCGCCGACGAGGCCATCGAGGAGCTCCAGGAGATCAAGGAGTTCCTGCAGGACCCTGCGAAATTCCAGGCCATCGGCGCCCGTATCCCGAAGGGCGTGCTGCTGTACGGCCCTCCAGGAACCGGCAAGACCCTGCTCGCACGCGCCGTCGCCGGCGAGGCGGGCGCACCGTTCTACTCGATCTCCGGCTCCGACTTCGTCGAGATGTTCGTCGGTGTCGGCGCTTCGCGCGTGCGCGACCTGTTCAACCAGGCCAAGGAGAATGCGCCGGCCATCATCTTCATCGATGAGATCGACGCCGTCGGTCGCCACCGCGGCGCCGGCATGGGCGGCGGCAACGACGAGCGCGAGCAGACGCTGAACCAGATGCTCGTCGAGATGGACGGCTTCGACCCGAACGCCAACGTCATCGTGATCGCCGCGACCAACCGTCCGGACATCCTCGACCCCGCGCTGCTGCGCCCGGGTCGCTTCGACCGGCAGATCGGCGTCGACGCGCCCGATCTCAAGGGCCGTCTGCACATCCTCGAGGTGCACGCGAAGGGCAAGCCGCTGTCGAAGTCCGTCGACCTCGAGGTCGTCGCGCGCAAGACCCCCGGCTTCACGGGTGCCGACCTCGCGAACGTCCTCAACGAGGCGGCACTGCTCACGGCGCGCTCGAACGCGCAGCTCGTGGACAACCGTGCGCTGGACGAGGCCATCGACCGCGTGATCGCCGGTCCGCAGCGCCGCACTCGCGTCATGAAGGACCGCGAACGCCTGATCACCGCCTACCACGAGGGCGGCCACGCGCTCGCGGCCGCGGCGATGAACTACACCGACCCGGTCACGAAGATCACGATCCTGCCCCGCGGCAGGGCGCTGGGCTACACGATGGTGCTGCCGCTGGACGACAAGTACTCCGTGACCCGCAACGAACTGCAGGACCAGCTCACCTACGCGATGGGCGGGCGCGTCGCCGAGGAGATCGTCTTCCACGATCCGACCACCGGCGCATCCAACGACATCGAGAAGGCGACCAGCATCGCCCGGAAGATGGTCATCGAGTACGGCATGACGACCGCGCTCGGCCCGGTCAAGCTGGGCTCCGAGGGCGGAGAGCCGTTCGCCGGACGTGACATGGGACGAGGCCGCGAGTACTCCGAGACCGTCGCGGAGCGCGTCGACGTCCAGGTGCGCGCGCTGATCGAGCAGGCGCACAACGAGGCCTACCAGGTCATCAGCGACAACCGCGACGTGCTCGATCGGCTCGCGCTGGCCCTGCTCGAGGAGGAGACGCTCGATCACAACCAGATCGCCGAGATCTTCCACGACGTGCGCAAGCTGCCCGAGCGTCCGCTCTGGCTGTCGAGCGAAGACCGTCCGGTGTCCACCCGGCCCCCGATCGAGGTCCCGAAGCGGGTCGTGCCGGCGGATGCTGCGGCATCCGAAGCGGCTCCGGCGGATGCCGCGGCGACCAGGGGGACGGCCGAGTCCGCTCCAGGGTCCGGGCACACGCGTCCGGCGACCGCCTGA
- a CDS encoding sigma-70 family RNA polymerase sigma factor — protein MSAVTPATTAWAAEQGRLIGIAYRMRGDMGHAEGVVSEVAIEALREERTGSGRVRSWPAWLTTVCVRRAIDRVRSLAAVREEYLGHWLPEPVATSRLPEDAVADREMLSLGLLHLAEQLAPEARAAVVLHRAYGMSAGEIGEILEKTPVAVRQLISRAERRLRLPAQGAARRAAPPDVARALVSALAAGEIEALLALLADDAILWSDGGGRVKAALNPIFGADRVRRFFVGVREKAVAVDPVRPFTIETLDVNGEPAFALRHSGRTDLIVLEFDEGGLIDGILQVSNLDKLQRAV, from the coding sequence ATGAGCGCCGTCACCCCCGCCACCACGGCGTGGGCCGCCGAACAGGGGCGCCTGATCGGCATCGCGTATCGGATGCGCGGAGACATGGGTCATGCCGAGGGCGTCGTCTCGGAGGTGGCGATCGAAGCGCTCCGTGAGGAGCGCACCGGGTCCGGCCGCGTGCGCTCCTGGCCGGCGTGGCTGACCACGGTCTGCGTCCGGCGAGCGATCGACCGCGTCCGCTCGCTCGCCGCCGTGCGCGAGGAGTACCTCGGCCACTGGCTGCCCGAACCCGTCGCGACCTCCCGCCTGCCGGAGGATGCCGTGGCCGACCGCGAGATGCTCTCGCTCGGGCTGCTGCACCTGGCCGAGCAGCTGGCGCCCGAGGCTCGGGCGGCCGTGGTGCTGCACCGCGCCTACGGGATGTCGGCGGGAGAGATCGGCGAGATCCTGGAGAAGACCCCAGTGGCGGTGCGCCAACTGATCTCGCGTGCCGAACGCCGTCTGCGCCTCCCCGCGCAGGGCGCCGCGCGCCGTGCGGCACCGCCCGACGTGGCGAGAGCGCTCGTCAGCGCGCTCGCGGCGGGGGAGATCGAGGCACTCCTGGCACTGCTCGCGGATGACGCGATCCTGTGGAGCGACGGGGGAGGACGTGTGAAAGCAGCGCTCAACCCGATCTTCGGAGCCGATCGGGTGCGCCGGTTCTTCGTCGGCGTGCGGGAAAAGGCCGTCGCGGTGGACCCGGTGCGCCCCTTCACGATCGAGACGCTCGACGTCAACGGGGAGCCGGCGTTCGCGTTGCGGCACTCCGGCCGCACGGATCTCATCGTCCTCGAGTTCGACGAGGGCGGCCTCATCGACGGCATCCTCCAGGTGAGCAACCTCGACAAGCTGCAGCGCGCGGTCTGA
- a CDS encoding carboxymuconolactone decarboxylase family protein, which yields MTRIDMTRTNKLGYAAVLGLEAYARKSVDARLYDLIKLRASLLNGCGYCVDMHSTDGAKQGIPQRILHAVGAWQHAKGLFEERELAALALTDAITRIGPDSVTDEVWEAAAAHFDEGELGALVLAISTINVWNRVAIATEMTPPVDDKHPIA from the coding sequence ATGACCCGGATCGACATGACGCGCACGAACAAGCTCGGATACGCCGCCGTGCTGGGGCTCGAGGCCTATGCCCGCAAGAGCGTCGACGCACGGCTCTACGACCTGATCAAGCTGCGTGCGTCGCTGCTGAACGGCTGCGGTTACTGCGTCGACATGCATTCCACCGACGGCGCCAAGCAGGGCATCCCGCAGCGGATTCTGCACGCCGTCGGAGCCTGGCAGCACGCGAAAGGCCTGTTCGAGGAGCGCGAGCTGGCCGCGCTGGCGCTGACCGACGCGATCACCAGGATCGGTCCTGACAGCGTGACCGACGAGGTCTGGGAGGCCGCCGCCGCGCATTTCGACGAGGGCGAGCTCGGTGCGCTCGTCCTGGCCATCAGCACCATCAACGTCTGGAACAGGGTCGCCATCGCGACGGAGATGACTCCGCCGGTCGATGACAAGCATCCGATCGCGTGA
- the hpt gene encoding hypoxanthine phosphoribosyltransferase, translating into MRAAEIQDDLAQILVTEEEIQAKLVELAARVAEDYAGKDLLLVGVLKGAVMVMADFARALPMHAPMDWMAVSSYGSSTKSSGVVQIRKDLDTDLHDKHVLIVEDIIDSGLTLSWLLENFASRDPASIEVLALLRKPEAAKVEIDCKYVGFDIPTDFVVGYGLDYDERYRNLRDVAVLAPHVYS; encoded by the coding sequence ATGCGCGCCGCGGAGATCCAGGACGACCTTGCACAGATCCTCGTCACAGAGGAGGAGATTCAGGCCAAGCTCGTCGAGCTCGCAGCACGGGTCGCCGAGGACTACGCCGGAAAGGACCTGCTGCTCGTCGGCGTCCTTAAGGGTGCGGTCATGGTGATGGCCGATTTCGCACGCGCGCTGCCGATGCACGCGCCGATGGACTGGATGGCCGTGTCGAGCTACGGCTCGAGCACCAAGTCCAGCGGCGTGGTCCAGATCCGCAAGGACCTCGACACCGACCTGCACGACAAGCACGTCCTGATCGTCGAGGACATCATCGACTCCGGCCTGACCCTGAGCTGGCTGCTGGAGAACTTCGCCTCGCGCGACCCCGCCTCGATCGAGGTACTCGCCCTGCTGCGCAAGCCGGAGGCGGCGAAGGTCGAGATCGACTGCAAGTACGTCGGCTTCGACATCCCCACCGACTTCGTCGTCGGCTACGGCCTCGACTACGACGAGCGCTACCGCAACCTGCGCGACGTCGCCGTGCTCGCACCGCACGTCTACTCTTGA
- a CDS encoding DUF937 domain-containing protein, translating into MALDDILAQVPIDDIAAKLGVSPGEAKKAVEEGGAVLLTGLAKNAESAEGSAAIQKALRKHEGATPTKVDEIDEADGDRIVRHVLGDKKAEVTTKLTESKETAGIDFGKLLPILAPIVMNLIANASKGKAEKAGASGEGSGGIGDLIGGILGGGSQAGTGGGIDLGGILGSLFGGRK; encoded by the coding sequence ATGGCCCTCGATGACATCCTCGCGCAGGTTCCGATCGACGACATCGCCGCGAAGCTGGGGGTGTCGCCCGGCGAAGCGAAGAAGGCGGTCGAAGAAGGCGGCGCGGTGCTGCTGACCGGCCTCGCGAAGAACGCCGAGAGCGCGGAGGGCTCCGCGGCGATCCAGAAGGCGCTGCGCAAGCACGAAGGCGCGACGCCGACGAAGGTCGACGAGATCGACGAGGCCGACGGCGACAGGATCGTCCGGCACGTCCTCGGCGACAAGAAGGCCGAGGTCACCACCAAGCTCACCGAGTCGAAGGAGACCGCGGGGATCGACTTCGGCAAGCTCCTGCCGATCCTCGCCCCGATCGTGATGAACCTCATCGCGAACGCGAGCAAGGGCAAGGCGGAGAAGGCGGGCGCATCCGGGGAGGGATCCGGCGGGATCGGCGACCTCATCGGCGGCATCCTCGGCGGCGGGTCGCAGGCAGGCACCGGCGGCGGCATCGACCTCGGCGGGATCCTGGGCAGCCTGTTCGGCGGCAGGAAGTAG
- the tilS gene encoding tRNA lysidine(34) synthetase TilS, with protein MPSLNPAVAEVRLAVRSALADLPDGSTLIVALSGGADSLALTAATVFEARARNMKVLSLTVDHQLQEGSDRVAATAAVSAEDIGVDDALQTKVDVSGRGEGIEAAARNARYAAIRGIARAERAAAVLLGHTLDDQAETVLLGLARGSGATSLQGMAPAREDEGGLRWLRPLLSVRRETTRAFCAASELEIWDDPHNADDRFARVRVRERVLPVLESELGPGIAQALARTAEQLREDAEAFDEMIHETIEDIVEHAEAGISVSVAALAANPAALRNRIIRLVVDSEFGVSLTRAQTLEVARLATDWSGQGPIDLPGCTAARRGGRIVFTAR; from the coding sequence GTGCCCTCGCTGAATCCTGCCGTCGCAGAGGTCCGACTCGCCGTCCGCTCCGCGCTCGCCGATCTTCCGGACGGATCCACCCTGATCGTCGCGCTCTCCGGTGGCGCAGATTCGCTCGCGCTCACGGCGGCGACGGTGTTCGAAGCACGCGCCAGGAACATGAAGGTCCTCAGTCTGACGGTCGACCATCAGCTGCAGGAGGGCTCGGACCGCGTCGCGGCGACGGCCGCCGTGTCAGCGGAGGACATCGGAGTAGACGACGCGTTGCAGACCAAGGTCGACGTCTCCGGCCGTGGCGAGGGCATCGAGGCCGCGGCGCGCAATGCTCGATACGCGGCCATCCGGGGGATTGCCCGCGCCGAACGCGCGGCCGCCGTGCTGCTCGGGCACACGCTCGACGACCAGGCCGAGACAGTCCTGCTCGGCCTCGCCCGCGGCTCCGGCGCCACGAGCCTGCAGGGGATGGCACCCGCACGCGAAGACGAGGGAGGGCTCCGCTGGCTCCGCCCGCTGCTGTCCGTGCGGCGCGAGACGACGAGAGCGTTCTGCGCGGCATCCGAGCTCGAGATCTGGGACGACCCGCACAACGCCGACGACCGCTTCGCCCGCGTGCGCGTGCGCGAACGCGTCCTTCCCGTGCTCGAGTCCGAGCTCGGGCCCGGCATCGCGCAGGCGCTCGCCCGGACGGCCGAGCAGCTCCGTGAGGATGCCGAGGCCTTCGACGAGATGATCCACGAGACCATCGAGGACATCGTCGAGCACGCCGAAGCCGGCATCTCGGTCAGCGTCGCGGCGCTCGCCGCGAACCCGGCCGCACTGCGCAACCGGATCATCCGCCTCGTGGTCGACAGCGAGTTCGGCGTGAGCCTGACCCGCGCGCAGACGCTCGAGGTCGCACGCCTCGCCACGGACTGGTCCGGTCAGGGACCGATCGATCTACCAGGGTGCACGGCGGCACGCCGCGGCGGACGGATCGTCTTCACCGCGCGCTGA
- a CDS encoding inorganic diphosphatase — protein MGAHDAVIEIPRGSRVKYEVDHETGRVHLDRVLYTTFGYPADYGYFDNTLGEDGDPLDVLVLLDHAIYPGVVVEVRPVAVLKMSDEAGGDDKLVAVLSKDPRWAHIQDIGDLAEYTKKEIEHFFEHYKDLEPNKWVKVDAWGDAAEAQRILDEAIVRFGEQGH, from the coding sequence ATGGGCGCACACGACGCCGTCATCGAGATCCCGCGCGGCAGCCGCGTGAAGTACGAAGTCGACCACGAGACCGGACGAGTCCACCTCGACCGCGTCCTGTACACGACGTTCGGATACCCGGCCGACTACGGCTACTTCGACAACACGCTCGGAGAGGACGGCGACCCGCTGGACGTCCTGGTCTTGCTCGACCACGCGATCTACCCGGGCGTCGTCGTCGAGGTCCGCCCCGTCGCCGTGCTGAAGATGAGCGACGAGGCCGGCGGAGACGACAAGCTCGTCGCCGTCCTGAGCAAGGACCCGCGCTGGGCGCACATCCAGGACATCGGCGACCTGGCCGAGTACACGAAGAAGGAGATCGAGCACTTCTTCGAGCACTACAAGGACCTCGAGCCCAACAAGTGGGTCAAGGTCGACGCCTGGGGGGATGCCGCGGAGGCGCAGCGCATCCTCGATGAGGCGATCGTCCGGTTCGGCGAGCAGGGTCACTGA
- a CDS encoding M23 family metallopeptidase produces the protein MNEKVTDEAARAASEECGCAPSPTERGAFWDRGSITRRSAIGLGALSVVALSAFGISNGVNSAHAATYPSWDDVQRAKQNEAAKAAEITRIEALIAGLTQKVADTQAAAEAASNAFYEAQQAYFDAAAEAEDLQAQADAQAGAADAAATKAGQVASQLYRNGGDDTALQLFFSGSAADADQLLSKLGTMDKLLEYNQTVYDDAVAARDAAQQLSDQATVARDERDRLQKVAEQKMIEAQDAADAAQAALDEQAANRETLEAQLAALKDTTATTVAQYQQGVEVRRKAEEERRRKEAAAAAAAAAAASSGGGGGGGGGGGGGGGGGNGSGWVRPHGGRISSGYGPRPVKCSNGNCSSGWHRGLDFANGCDAGIYAAAAGVVEYSGDNGGYGNYIKIAHSGGVGTGYAHIRRGGLLVRRGQRVDAGQLIAYSGNTGSSLGCHLHFEVYRPHKVNPADFLRSRGVSV, from the coding sequence GTGAACGAGAAGGTTACGGACGAAGCTGCCCGAGCGGCGTCCGAAGAATGCGGCTGTGCCCCGAGTCCGACGGAGCGCGGTGCTTTCTGGGACCGTGGATCGATCACGCGTCGGAGCGCGATCGGCCTCGGCGCGCTCAGTGTCGTGGCGTTGAGCGCCTTCGGCATCTCGAACGGCGTCAACTCCGCGCATGCCGCGACCTACCCGAGCTGGGACGACGTCCAGCGTGCGAAGCAGAACGAGGCGGCCAAGGCCGCCGAGATCACGCGCATCGAAGCCCTCATCGCCGGGCTGACGCAGAAAGTCGCCGACACTCAGGCCGCGGCCGAAGCGGCGTCCAACGCGTTCTACGAGGCGCAGCAGGCGTACTTCGATGCCGCAGCCGAAGCGGAGGACCTTCAGGCGCAGGCCGATGCGCAGGCCGGAGCCGCCGACGCCGCAGCGACGAAGGCGGGGCAGGTCGCTTCTCAGCTGTACCGCAACGGTGGCGACGACACCGCCCTCCAGCTCTTCTTCTCCGGCTCCGCCGCGGACGCCGATCAGTTGCTGTCCAAGCTCGGCACGATGGACAAACTGCTCGAGTACAACCAGACGGTCTACGACGACGCCGTCGCGGCGCGCGACGCCGCTCAGCAGCTCAGCGATCAGGCGACGGTCGCGCGCGACGAGCGCGACCGCCTCCAGAAGGTCGCTGAGCAGAAGATGATCGAGGCGCAGGACGCCGCGGATGCGGCGCAGGCGGCTCTGGACGAGCAGGCGGCGAACCGTGAAACCCTCGAGGCCCAGCTCGCTGCCCTCAAGGACACGACGGCCACGACCGTCGCTCAGTATCAGCAGGGCGTGGAAGTGCGCCGGAAGGCTGAGGAGGAGCGCCGGAGAAAGGAAGCGGCCGCTGCTGCAGCCGCGGCCGCAGCCGCGTCATCCGGTGGCGGAGGCGGCGGTGGTGGCGGAGGTGGTGGCGGCGGCGGCGGCGGTAACGGCAGTGGATGGGTTCGTCCGCATGGCGGCCGGATCTCCTCCGGCTACGGTCCTCGCCCCGTGAAGTGCTCGAACGGAAACTGCTCCTCGGGGTGGCACCGTGGACTCGATTTCGCCAACGGATGCGACGCGGGAATCTACGCCGCGGCCGCAGGTGTCGTGGAGTATTCCGGCGACAACGGCGGCTACGGCAACTACATCAAGATCGCGCACAGCGGTGGGGTCGGCACCGGATACGCCCACATCCGGCGCGGCGGGCTCCTCGTCAGGCGCGGGCAGCGCGTCGACGCCGGCCAGCTCATCGCCTATTCGGGCAACACCGGAAGCTCGCTGGGCTGTCACCTGCATTTCGAGGTGTACCGCCCGCACAAGGTCAACCCCGCAGACTTCCTCCGTTCGCGCGGCGTCTCCGTCTGA